In the Granulosicoccus antarcticus IMCC3135 genome, TGCTGCAAGCTCGCCGCTTTTCGGCCAGAGGGAACCAAGTTTGACTTGCAAGCCATTGTCTAGAATCAGTTTTGTCTTGCCTTTGTGGCCCTGAATTTCCTGCACGTGGCCGGTGGCTACATGAAAGCCGCGTTCCCGGCCTGTCAGCGGGCTGCTGTTCAGCTGCCAGCTACCAGGGGATTGCCAGATTCCCAGACCTGCATCGCGAGCTTGTAGCTCTAGCGTGTGCAAGGTATCGGCGCAGCGGGTGTTGCGGCCTACGGCTACCGCCAGTCCCATACCTGTGGCGATCAGTGTCTGTGCAGCATCCTGCCCATCCGCACGTCTCAGGTGAGCTAACAGGCGGCCATAACGGTCGTGTGCATCCTTGCCTGAGATGATCAGCGCCTGAGTGTTCTCGAGAAAATTCTCCAGAGCCTCTTTGGCATGCTGAGCCATGAGCCGGTCTTGTTTGTCCGGTGAGTTCAATTCGAGTGTGTTGAGTCCGATCAGTCGTACACGACGTTGGTCGTCAAGAACAACAGTGTCGCCGTCAGTGACTCGGGCGATGGTGACCTTTTCTGTCTGTGCCTGTTCAAGGCAAGAGGTCAGTTGTGGCAGGTTGTCTGCCGCTGCCAAAGAACAGATGAATAACAAGCTTACGCAAAAAAGGCATCTCAATGGATGCCTTTTTCGCACTCTGTCGGCGAGCACCACCGTCTGTGGGCCGCCGATATTAGCCGACGTCCGATTACTTGGCGCCGTAGCGTCGACGGAACTTGTCAACCTGACCTGCAGTATCCATTACTTTTTGCTTACCCGTGTAGAACGGATGGCAAGACGAACACACTTCGATACCCAGATCGCGTCCAGATGTGGAACCCGTTTCAAACGTGTTTCCGCAACTGCAAGTGACTGTGATTTGCTTGTATTCGGGATGGATTTCCGGTTTCATAGCAACCTCCCGGTTATAAAAAATGGAACCGGATACTAGGGCCGTTGGTTTTGAATTGCAAGGCTCGGGGTCAAGCTGATGCTCAGATCGCCGCTAAAGTGCAATATTTGATGGATTTTGCCCATGCTTTGGCGAATATTGGCTAAATTATTGTTCAAGGTGAGCGTGCCGCTGGTTTTGCTGGCAGGTATGTTGAGTTATGGCCATTACCTGCGTGGCGGTGATCCGGGAGCTCTATGGCAGGGTATTGCCGGACGTGCTTCGGACCAGGTGGCGAGTCTGTTTTCAGGTGTTCGCAACGATGCCTCGAAAGTGACAGGGGTGCTGACTCGAGGTGTCTCCCAAGTGAGCGGCATTGAAGGCCAGGAGGGGTTGACCCAGGTCTATATGTGGAAGGATGCCGCCGGTGTGACCCATTACAGTACTGCCGAGCCGGCTGGCGTCATTGCCAAGATCATCAGCGTTGATCCAAACGTCAATGTGCTGGCCCCTGTGCGAGCGCCAGTAGCTTCAACTCGGCAGGTCGGTGGGGTTGAACCAGGTGATACAGGAGAGCCGAGTGGGCAAATGCCGGGAGTGGCAGGTCAGGTTCTGTCGACACGCGGTCATGACCAAGGCGGTGACACTGAAGGCTCAACAACGGGTGCTGACATTGATCCTGCGCAGTTGCTGAGAATGATTCAGGCTGCACAGAAGTAAACCCCCGCGCTGTTTGATGCAAGGGTTTGTGCCCGCAGGAGATCAGACTATTCTCGGGCAGGCTTCTGGCTCATGCTGTTGGCGCTCAGCTAATGGGGTTGAGCGGTATGACCGGATAACGACGAACCCCGGGCAGGAACATCTCAAGGGTGTCGTTCAGCCAGTTGAATCCGGTGGGGGTCGCCTTTAGTTGTAGGCCGCTGCGCTCCAGCAAGCCTCGCTCTATGGCTTTGTCAATCGTGCTCTGCCACGGCAGCAGTGAGGTGCCGGTATGCTGCTCGAAAAGTGGTACAGGAAAGCCGTCGACCAGACGCAGCGCATTCATCATGAATTCAAGACCGGTCTCTTCCAGAGAAATAATATCCTCACTGCCGAGTCGTTCGGCGGCGCAAGTTGCCTCCAGATAGCGGGCTGGGTGCTTGTGCTTCCAGCGTCGCACAATGGTTCCATCGGCCGCTGAGCTGATTTTTCCGTGAGCGCCAGCACCAATGCCCAGATAGTCACCAAACTGCCAGTAGTTAACATTGTGCTGTGAGCGGTGCGAGGTGCGCGCATAGGCTGATATCTCATAGCGCTCGAAACCGGCGCCCGTCAGTGTGTCGATAATTTCATTCTGCATGTCGGCACGCGCTTCATCATCAGGCAACTTGGGTGGGAAGCGGGCAAACAGAGTATTGGGTTCCAGCGTGAGCTCGTAGCAGGAAAGGTGCGTTGTTTCCAGATCGATGGCAGTGCGAAGATCCGCCAGAGCGGCGCTTGTGGATTGTTCTGGCAAGCCGAACATCAGATCCAGATTGATTTCTTCGAAGCCTGCCTGCTTGGCGATGTCCACAGCCCGCAATGCTTCATCCGCCGAATGCACCCGGCCCAGAGTCTTGAGTGCCTGCGGGTTGAAACTTTGAATGCCGATGGACAGACGGTTGATTCCTGATTCCCGATAATCTCTGAAGCGTTGCTGTTCAAAGGTTCCGGGATTGGCTTCCATGGTGATTTCGACCGTGGGTGCAAGTGCTGTCAGTGCACGAATGCCACTCATGAGCCGCTCTACGGCGGCTGCGCTGAGCAGGCTGGGCGTACCGCCACCAATGAAGACCGTACTGATTGAGCGCCCCCAGACGAGCGGCAGTTCGTCAGCCAAATCGTTCAGCAGGGCATCGATATAGTGCTGTTCGGGGATGTCGCCACGCTGCTCGTGTGAGTTGAAATCACAATACGGGCATTTTTTTACACACCAGGGAATATGCACATACAGCGATAACGGTGGCAATTCCCGAAAGTTACGACTCACAGAGGCGCAGCTCCTTGCTCGTGAATGGCCTTGAGTCGATCGACCAGCAGTGCGACTGCCTTGCCGCGGTGACTGAGTCGGTTCTTGCTTGCTTTGTCCAGCAGCGCCGCTGCCGTATGGGTGTCATGGTTGCAGAACACCGGATCATAGCCAAAGCCGCTATCGCCTTGCGGGGCGTGCAGGATGTGCCCTTCCCAGCTGCCCTCGGCAATCAGGGGCGAGGGGTCGAATTCATGTTTCAGGTACACGACCACTGTGCGAAATCTGGCACTGCGTTGCGCATCGTCGGGCAAGTCGCTCAGCTGAGCCAGCAACAGTTCGTAATTGGCAACATCGCCAGTGCCGGCATCGTGCCGTTCGGCATGGCGGGCAGAATACAGCCCGGGAGCGCCGTTCAGCGCGTCTACTTCCAGGCCCGAGTCATCTGCTATTGCTGGCAGCCCGGATGCGGCTGAAGCATGTCGTGCCTTCAGCAACGCATTTTCGACGAAAGTGTGCGCCGTTTCCTCGGCAGCCTTGATGCCCAGGCTGTCCTGCGCAATGATTTCCATCCCGACTGGCGAGAGAAGATCATTCAATTCCCGGATCTTGCCGGGGTTGGAGCTTGCGAAGACAACCTTTTGCATTTGACGTTCTCTCAGGGAACCAGGCGCACTATTTCGATCATCAGTCCTGCAGACAGGCGTTTTGCGCCTCAACCAGCTGACTGATGCCATGACGAGCCAGTGCCAGCATTTCCTGCAGTTCATTATCACGAAATGCATGGCCTTCCGCCGTGCCTTGAATCTCGATGAAACCGCCGGCTTCGTTCATGACAACATTCATATCGGTTTCAGCGCTGGAGTCTTCAGCGTAATCAAGGTCCAGTACTGATTGACCTGCCACGATACCCACTGAAATAGCTGCAACCTGACCGTGTATCGGGTTACGTTTGATCTTCCGCTGCTTTTGCAGAACCTGCATGGCATCTACAAGCGCCACGTAGGCACCTGTAATGGCCGCTGTTCGGGTGCCGCCGTCTGCTTGCAACACATCGCAATCAACCGTGATGGTGCGCTCACCGAGTGCGTCCAGATCAATGGCAGCTCGTAACGAACGGCCGATGAGTCGCTGGATTTCCTGGGTACGTCCCGATTGCTTGCCAATGGCAGATTCACGTTTCGCTCTGCTGTGTGTCGCGCCGGGCAGCATGCCGTATTCAGCGGTTACCCAACCACTGCCTGTGCCTTTGAGCCAGGGCGGGGTGCGATTGTCGATACTGGCAGTACACAATACTTTTGTGTCGCCCATCGCAATCAGCACTGAGCCAGCTGCATGTTTGGTGAACTTGCGAGTAAGCGTTATTTGGCGAAGTTCGTCGGTGGCTCGTCCGCTGGGGCGCATAGGCTGACTTGTATTGATTCTGGGCGGCAGAGTATACCTGCTCACTCGGCGGGCAGCGGCAAGCAGAACCCTTGGATTCGTGTAAATTGCCGTATTCAGTGAAAACAGGGACTAAAACCGACCATGTTGCGTAGCATGACGGCCTTCGGGCGCAGCACCTTGAGCATCGACGGTGGTGAGTTGCTGTGCGAGATTCGCTCGCTCAATCACCGATATCTGGATATCAGCATTCGATTGCCTGAAACGTTACGCGCTGTCGAATCCGAGGTTCGTGAACGGCTGACAAAATCTGTACATCGAGGCAAGATCGAGCTCAGTCTGAGAGTCAATGAAGTCTCGGACAGCACGGGTGGTATCACTATCAATACCGCTTTGCTGGCAGAGCTCGCCCAGGCCGCCGGTCAGGTGGAGGGCTTGACCAGTGCCAGCTGCATAGTGGACTCGGTCAGGTTGTTGCAGTGGCCAGGGGTCCTGGTGATCGGCTCCGGCCTGTCAGATATTCCAACGGATGCTGCGCAGACGGCTTTTGCCCAGGCTTTGCAGGATTTCATGGCAACCCGTGAGCGGGAGGGGCAGCAGATGGCAGCTTTGCTGATGACAAGAAATGCTCAAATACATGAACTACTTGCGAAGCTACGTCAGCGGCGCCCCCAGGTTCTGGCAAAGCAGCGGGAGAAGTTGCTGGTCAGACTTGGACAGCTGGCAGTGGATCACGATGAGGACAGGCTCGAACAGGAACTTGTTCATGTTGCGCAACGCCTGGACATCGACGAGGAGCTGGATCGTCTGGATGCTCACGTCAGCGAACTGAGTCTGGCTTTGCAGCGAGATGAGCCTGTGGGCAGGCGACTGGATTTTCTCATGCAGGAATTCAATCGCGAGACAAATACAATCAGTTCGAAATCATCGGACAAGGACACAACAGCCATCGCTGTCGATATGAAAGTCCTGATTGAACAAATGCGAGAACAGGTACAAAACGTTGAATAATCTGACAGTCCCAAAAGCATGAGCAAAAAGGTCAAGAAAAAACCGTATGACTGGCCGCCGCCGCTTGAGCCGGATGTTACCTATGTGCCTAAGCAGCGCAACCCGATCCATTCGATTCTGACGGCACTGCCCGTTATCATGCTGATAGTGGGTCTGTACATTCACTTTCAGAGTGAGTCAGAGCAGAGTCACAGCGCGCCCATTCGAGCAGAAAGTATGGATGCAGAAGGTGTGTTCACCGGTCTGTCGGTGGTTAAATCCGGCTCGACCGGTCGCCATTATCTGTGGTTCGAAGAGGCTGGCAAGGCGCGTGGTGCGCGAGTGCAGCCAAGCCAGGCGCAGGCGCTGGAATCACTGGTTCGAGGCGAGATGATTCAGCTCAGCATGGCGCCCAGTGTGTCCGGTTCAAACACCCATTGGGTCTGGCATGTGGAGCAGGATGGTGTGGTTTTTCTGGATTTGTCCGAGCAGTTGCAATAGCATCACGCACGCGTTTCACTGAGCGCAAGATCTTTGGCATGCTTCTCGGCTGCCGCCTTGCGGGTAAAGTGAATGCTGATCTTCAGTCCCGGGTTGGTTGGATTGCCAGGATCACTGTCACCGATGGTCATCTTGGCTGAGTGCAGGCGTATCACGGCTTTCACCAGGCTCAGGCCCAGCCCGTTGCCTGGCGAATTGCGTTCGTTTTCGAGACGTACAAATCGTTCGAAAACCCGCTCACGCTCGGCTTCGGCAATACCTGGCCCGTTGTCCGACACAGTGATGCTGAAGGCTTCGCTATTACCCTCAAGACGCAGACGTACCTGCCCACCCTTGGGGGTGTATTTGATGGCGTTGTCCAGAAGATTCGTCAGCGCCTGGCCAATCAGGTGTCGATTGCACTGGAATGTCGGGTTACTGTTGATATCGCTGCGGAAAGTCAATTGACCTTCTTCTTCGGCAACTGCCTCATAAAGCTCGGCAAGCTCCCCTGCCAGATCACCCATGCGGGTCGGCTTCCATTGCGCAGAGTCGATTCCGGCTTCTAGCCTGGCTATGCTCAACATGGCATTGAAGGTGTGAATCAGGCTGTCGGCATCACCGATGGCTTCATCCATGACGACACGGTAGACATCCGGATCACGTTCCTCAAGCAGGGTGACTTCCAGCCGGTTTCTCAGGCGAGTCAGCGGGCTGCGAAGATCATGCGCCACATTATTGGTGACCTGCTGCATGCTTTTCATCAAATCCTCGATTCGATTGAGCATCTGGTTCAGCTTGGTCGAGATTTCATCAAACTCGTCATCGCGAGCCGTCACACGCAGACGTTGTGACAGATCTCCGCTCATGATCTCGGATGCGGTACGACTGACAGAGTCGATACGCCGCAATACGCTGGTGCCTATCCAGAGCCCACCAATCAGTGAGAACAGTAGCGTCAGGCCGGTTGCACCAACGACCAGTGTGAAGGTGTGGTCCAGCAAGGCCTGTTCATCACTGATTTCATGGCCGATGGTCAGTTTCAAACCGTCTGACAGCTGTGTTTCAGCGACCCGAACCGGATTGAACGCGCGCGGGCTGCCAGGTGGCAAATCAGCGACATCGCCCATGTTGCGAGTCGTGTGTGAGCGCACTGATTTCAATTTCAGTGGCAGAACGGCGTCGGTTGATTTTTCCTTGCTCTTTTCGGCCATGTCGCTATTGGCCAGATAGTAGAAACGTCCGTAGGTGTCGATCTGGTTGCGTCGCTGGATGGCTTCGAGCAGCTCGGGCATCGCCCCTGATTTGTAGAGATTGATCAGATAGTCGGTTT is a window encoding:
- the rph gene encoding ribonuclease PH, which codes for MRPSGRATDELRQITLTRKFTKHAAGSVLIAMGDTKVLCTASIDNRTPPWLKGTGSGWVTAEYGMLPGATHSRAKRESAIGKQSGRTQEIQRLIGRSLRAAIDLDALGERTITVDCDVLQADGGTRTAAITGAYVALVDAMQVLQKQRKIKRNPIHGQVAAISVGIVAGQSVLDLDYAEDSSAETDMNVVMNEAGGFIEIQGTAEGHAFRDNELQEMLALARHGISQLVEAQNACLQD
- the rdgB gene encoding RdgB/HAM1 family non-canonical purine NTP pyrophosphatase produces the protein MQKVVFASSNPGKIRELNDLLSPVGMEIIAQDSLGIKAAEETAHTFVENALLKARHASAASGLPAIADDSGLEVDALNGAPGLYSARHAERHDAGTGDVANYELLLAQLSDLPDDAQRSARFRTVVVYLKHEFDPSPLIAEGSWEGHILHAPQGDSGFGYDPVFCNHDTHTAAALLDKASKNRLSHRGKAVALLVDRLKAIHEQGAAPL
- the hemW gene encoding radical SAM family heme chaperone HemW; the protein is MSRNFRELPPLSLYVHIPWCVKKCPYCDFNSHEQRGDIPEQHYIDALLNDLADELPLVWGRSISTVFIGGGTPSLLSAAAVERLMSGIRALTALAPTVEITMEANPGTFEQQRFRDYRESGINRLSIGIQSFNPQALKTLGRVHSADEALRAVDIAKQAGFEEINLDLMFGLPEQSTSAALADLRTAIDLETTHLSCYELTLEPNTLFARFPPKLPDDEARADMQNEIIDTLTGAGFERYEISAYARTSHRSQHNVNYWQFGDYLGIGAGAHGKISSAADGTIVRRWKHKHPARYLEATCAAERLGSEDIISLEETGLEFMMNALRLVDGFPVPLFEQHTGTSLLPWQSTIDKAIERGLLERSGLQLKATPTGFNWLNDTLEMFLPGVRRYPVIPLNPIS
- a CDS encoding sensor histidine kinase, with translation MLQHNSVQSPEPDAPAKEGLAGRLRRGLFKRLDQRRLFRTSAFRLALIYAMVFSTLSAATLGFIYWSTRDQIELQVDARLRLETDYLINLYKSGAMPELLEAIQRRNQIDTYGRFYYLANSDMAEKSKEKSTDAVLPLKLKSVRSHTTRNMGDVADLPPGSPRAFNPVRVAETQLSDGLKLTIGHEISDEQALLDHTFTLVVGATGLTLLFSLIGGLWIGTSVLRRIDSVSRTASEIMSGDLSQRLRVTARDDEFDEISTKLNQMLNRIEDLMKSMQQVTNNVAHDLRSPLTRLRNRLEVTLLEERDPDVYRVVMDEAIGDADSLIHTFNAMLSIARLEAGIDSAQWKPTRMGDLAGELAELYEAVAEEEGQLTFRSDINSNPTFQCNRHLIGQALTNLLDNAIKYTPKGGQVRLRLEGNSEAFSITVSDNGPGIAEAERERVFERFVRLENERNSPGNGLGLSLVKAVIRLHSAKMTIGDSDPGNPTNPGLKISIHFTRKAAAEKHAKDLALSETRA
- a CDS encoding DUF4124 domain-containing protein, translated to MLWRILAKLLFKVSVPLVLLAGMLSYGHYLRGGDPGALWQGIAGRASDQVASLFSGVRNDASKVTGVLTRGVSQVSGIEGQEGLTQVYMWKDAAGVTHYSTAEPAGVIAKIISVDPNVNVLAPVRAPVASTRQVGGVEPGDTGEPSGQMPGVAGQVLSTRGHDQGGDTEGSTTGADIDPAQLLRMIQAAQK
- a CDS encoding thermonuclease family protein — its product is MAAADNLPQLTSCLEQAQTEKVTIARVTDGDTVVLDDQRRVRLIGLNTLELNSPDKQDRLMAQHAKEALENFLENTQALIISGKDAHDRYGRLLAHLRRADGQDAAQTLIATGMGLAVAVGRNTRCADTLHTLELQARDAGLGIWQSPGSWQLNSSPLTGRERGFHVATGHVQEIQGHKGKTKLILDNGLQVKLGSLWPKSGELAASELSKLIGQEIQVRGWLGTSAGKQSLTLNHPSNLELTNNS
- a CDS encoding YicC/YloC family endoribonuclease, yielding MLRSMTAFGRSTLSIDGGELLCEIRSLNHRYLDISIRLPETLRAVESEVRERLTKSVHRGKIELSLRVNEVSDSTGGITINTALLAELAQAAGQVEGLTSASCIVDSVRLLQWPGVLVIGSGLSDIPTDAAQTAFAQALQDFMATREREGQQMAALLMTRNAQIHELLAKLRQRRPQVLAKQREKLLVRLGQLAVDHDEDRLEQELVHVAQRLDIDEELDRLDAHVSELSLALQRDEPVGRRLDFLMQEFNRETNTISSKSSDKDTTAIAVDMKVLIEQMREQVQNVE
- the rpmE gene encoding 50S ribosomal protein L31; this encodes MKPEIHPEYKQITVTCSCGNTFETGSTSGRDLGIEVCSSCHPFYTGKQKVMDTAGQVDKFRRRYGAK